A section of the Candidatus Poribacteria bacterium genome encodes:
- a CDS encoding beta-propeller fold lactonase family protein: protein AHCVMTDASNKFAFLPHVGESNAIFQFQFDESTGALTPNTSVPVLAAGEGEGPRHYVFHPDIDVLYASNEQGCSITAYNFDSSAGTLSAFQTVSTLPDDFDEENSCAQIHITPNGKFVYVSNRGHDSIAGFATDDTTGALTAIGRQPTEPTPRAFN, encoded by the coding sequence AGCGCATTGCGTCATGACCGATGCGTCCAATAAGTTCGCCTTTCTCCCTCACGTCGGTGAATCCAACGCAATTTTTCAGTTCCAATTTGATGAAAGCACCGGCGCGCTGACCCCCAATACCTCCGTTCCTGTGCTTGCTGCCGGGGAAGGGGAAGGACCCCGCCACTATGTTTTTCATCCAGATATAGATGTCCTCTATGCCTCAAATGAGCAGGGGTGCAGCATAACTGCCTACAATTTTGACTCGTCAGCAGGCACTTTGTCCGCTTTTCAGACTGTCTCGACGCTACCGGATGATTTTGATGAGGAAAACTCCTGTGCGCAGATTCATATCACACCGAATGGCAAATTTGTGTACGTTTCAAACCGGGGGCATGATAGTATTGCCGGGTTCGCGACCGATGACACAACAGGCGCACTTACCGCGATCGGACGACAGCCGACGGAGCCAACTCCGCGAGCATTCAACG